A single region of the Miscanthus floridulus cultivar M001 unplaced genomic scaffold, ASM1932011v1 fs_365_3_4, whole genome shotgun sequence genome encodes:
- the LOC136531508 gene encoding protein FAR1-RELATED SEQUENCE 5-like, with the protein MEEKRESLLPSLLPQVGMEFSTVDDAWMYWISYGGQNGFEVRKRYANKRKTDGKVRSCRFVCASEGHRKQDKRDHVTKCPRAETRTDCKVRMGLVMDREKENYKVSDLILEHNHSLHLPETSHLMVSQRKISELQGFEIETADDAGIGPKAAHELASLQVGGSLNLSYTLRDHKNYLRGKRQREMAYGQAGSMLMYFQDKIAENPSFQYALHMDREEQIANIFWVDAKMLTDYAYFGDVVSFDTTFGTNKESRPFGVFVGFNHFRETVVFGAALLYDETFESFKWLFETFLKAHNGKHPKTIYTDQDAAMGKAVHEVFSETWHGLCTFHIMQNAVKHLAEPKKDESSTSSEDIVEGTEEESNILADFSACMYEYEDEETFKNAFDIMRTKVKKQTWLDSIYKVKEKWAECYMKDVFTLGMRSTQLSESLNSELKRHFKSDFDIIRFLKHFERVVESKRNKELNSEFESRKKLPRIKMRTPMLLQVSKLYTPIIFEAFQGEYERSMAACTTALEGNNEYLVSIYHEDFRYDKEYKVIGDPLQQTSTCSCGQFNRIGILCSHAIKVLDLMNIKSLPAQYVLKRWTKEARSGAVQDNQGRNIIENPRLDETLRYKSMSRKFLSLAQRAASHPGCSLIVHDTLDILSKKIEEEINGCTTPIVDQVTLPTNVTPISNLVSTACLKKKDVETKTSKRKRTWLDKKRKFTKKGTKKKQKVSMKEQQTVKVAFDDGVAKEGMSEPYSAENVCPSTSCPKEGMSESYMTIHSYSQLLTGAMTGDLNVEF; encoded by the exons ATGGAAGAAAAAAG GGAGAGTTTGCTTCCTAGTTTATTACCTCAAGTTGGAATGGAGTTCAGTACTGTAGATGATGCCTGGATGTATTGGATTAGCTATGGAGGTCAAAATGGTTTTGAGGTTAGAAAAAGATATGCAAACAAAAGGAAGACAGATGGGAAGGTTCGGTCCTGCAGATTTGTTTGTGCAAGTGAGGGTCATAGGAAACAAGATAAAAGGGATCATGTAACAAAGTGTCCAAGAGCTGAAACTAGAACTGATTGTAAAGTTCGCATGGGTCTTGTAATGGATCGAGAAAAGGAAAACTATAAGGTGTCTGATCTGATTTTGGAACACAATCACAGCCTTCATTTGCCAGAAACCTCGCACTTGATGGTGTCTCAAAGAAAAATTTCAGAGTTACAAGGTTTTGAAATTGAGAccgctgatgatgctggaattgGTCCTAAAGCTGCACATGAATTGGCTAGTCTCCAAGTTGGTGGCTCACTTAATCTAAGTTACACACTCCGTGACCACAAGAACTATTTAAGGGGCAAGCGCCAACGAGAGATGGCATATGGTCAAGCAGGAAGCATGCTTATGTATTTTCAAGATAAAATTGCTGAGAACCCGTCATTCCAATATGCATTGCATATGGACCGGGAGGAACAAATAGCAAATATATTTTGGGTTGATGCTAAAATGCTCACTGATTATGCTTATTTTGGTGATGTTGTTAGTTTCGACACTACTTTTGGAACAAACAAGGAGAGTAGACCTTTTGGTGTTTTTGTTGGGTTCAATCATTTTAGGGAAACTGTGGTTTTTGGTGCTGCTCTCTTGTATGATGAGACATTTGAGTCCTTCAAGTGGCTATTTGAGACCTTCCTGAAAGCACATAATGGCAAGCACCCTAAAACAATTTACACGGATCAGGATGCTGCGATGGGAAAAGCTGTTCACGAAGTGTTTTCAGAGACATGGCATGGTTTGTGTACTTTTCACATTATGCAAAATGCTGTGAAACATTTAGCAGAACCCAAGAAAGATGAATCAAGTACTTCTTCTGAAGATATAGTTGAGGGCACCGAGGAAGAATCAAATATCCTCGCAGATTTTAGTGCATGTATGTATGAATACGAAGATGAGGAAACATTCAAAAATGCATTTGACATCATGAGGACAAAGGTGAAGAAGCAAACTTGGTTGGATAGTATATATAAGGTGAAAGAAAAATGGGCTGAATGTTATATGAAAGATGTGTTCACATTAGGGATGAGAAGTACACAATTAAGTGAGAGTTTGAATAGTGAATTGAAGAGGCATTTCAAATCTGATTTTGACATCATTCGATTTCTTAAACATTTTGAAAGAGTGGTGGAAAGTAAAAGAAATAAGGAATTGAATTCTGAATTTGAGTCAAGAAAAAAATTACCTAGAATCAAAATGAGGACACCTATGTTACTGCAAGTTAGCAAGCTGTACACACCTATTATATTTGAAGCTTTTCAAGGTGAATATGAAAGGTCCATGGCAGCATGCACTACGGCGTTGGAAGGCAACAATGAATATCTTGTCTCAATATATCATGAAGATTTTAGATATGATAAGGAGTACAAAGTCATTGGTGATCCTCTACAACAAACTAGTACATGCAGCTGTGGTCAATTCAACAGAATTGGAATATTGTGCAGCCATGCTATAAAAGTCCTTGATTTGATGAATATCAAATCTCTCCCTGCTCAATATGTATTGAAGCGATGGACAAAAGAAGCACGTAGTGGAGCAGTACAAGATAACCAAGGTCGAAATATAATAGAGAACCCAAGGTTAGATGAGACACTTCGGTACAAATCTATGAGTCGTAAATTTCTCAGCTTGGCACAACGAGCTGCTAGCCATCCAGGGTGCTCCTTGATAGTACATGACACACTTGACATCCTTAGCAAGAAAATTGAAGAAGAAATCAATGGCTGCACTACCCCAATTGTGGATCAAGTCACTCTTCCCACAAATGTTACTCCTATAAGTAATTTAGTTAGTACAGCATGCTTAAAGAAAAAGGATGTGGAAACAAAAACTTCGAAGCGCAAGAGAACTTGGCTTGATAAGAAGCGCAAGTTTACAAAGAAGGGAACCAAGAAAAAGCAGAAAGTTTCAATG AAGGAACAACAAACTGTCAAAGTGGCGTTCGATGATGGTGTAGCCAAGGAAGGGATGTCTGAACCTTACTCTGCAGAAAATGTTTGTCCTAGTACTTCTTGTCCCAAGGAAGGGATGTCTGAATCTTACATGACCATTCATAGCTACTCTCAGTTATTGACA GGAGCAATGACTGGTGATCTTAATGTTGAATTCTAG
- the LOC136531506 gene encoding uncharacterized protein — translation MRTTTSLSLAAATVFLLLLLTITMEVEAIRLDAESRAAANQQQQVNVANKPSQNDLTQKDAHGGERPTPAGESETKRSVAVAVSVAGQEVVKATAHKLPEFHEDYYGASVHEPRHH, via the exons ATGAGGACTACTACTTCCTTGTCATTGGCCGCCGCCACCGTCTTCCTGCTTCTGTTGCTGACGATCACCATGGAGGTTGAAGCCATCCGGCTGGACGCCGAGAGCCGCGCGGCCGCCAACCAGCAGCAGCAAGTGAACGTTGCCAAT AAACCAAGCCAGAACGACTTGACGCAAAAGGACGCGCACGGCGGCGAGAGGCCGACACCTGCAGGGGAGAGCGAGACGAAGAGGAGCGTCGCTGTCGCTGTCTCTGTCGCTGGGCAGGAGGTCGTCAAGGCAACGGCGCACAAGCTGCCTGAGTTCCACGAGGACTACTACGGCGCCAGCGTCCATGAACCTAGGCACCACTGA
- the LOC136531507 gene encoding probable protein phosphatase 2C 27, translated as MCVEGLDDAAGRLGIGDQEIDRRAGAAMERVCENTVSVEFKQTKLNNFVPFIRSGQWSDIGSRDYMEDAHVCISDLAKNFGYNSVDDEVISFYGVFDGHNGKDAAHYVRDNLPRVIVEDADFPLELEKVVKRSFVQTDSKFAEKFSHHKGLSSGTTALTAMIFGRSLLVANAGDCRAVLSRRGTAIEMSKDHRPCCINERKRVESLGGYVDDGYLNGQLAVTRALGDWHLEGMKEMGEPGGPLSAEPELKMVTLTKDDEFLIIGSDGIWDFFSSQNAVDFARRRLQDHNDLRLCCREIVDEAIRRGARDNLTAVMVSFHQDAPPQSRWNRTREGRVARSISAEGLHSLRVLLEGQ; from the exons ATGTGCGTGGAGGGGCTGGACGACGCAGCAGGGAGGCTCGGCATCGGAGACCAGGAGATCGACAGGCGCGCCGGTGCCGCG ATGGAGAGAGTTTGTGAGAACACGGTGTCTGTTGAGTTCAAGCAGACTAAGCTGAACAACTTTGTCCCGTTCATCCGGTCAGGGCAGTGGTCTGATATTGGAAGTCGCGATTACATGGAAGATGCACATGTGTGCATCTCTGATCTGGCAAAGAATTTTGGCTATAACTCGGTGGATGATGAAGTAATTTCCTTCTATGGG GTGTTTGATGGCCATAATGGCAAAGATGCTGCCCATTATGTCCGTGATAACTTGCCACGGGTCATCGTGGAAGATGCTGATTTTCCTCTTGAGCTTGAAAAGGTTGTCAAGAGGTCATTTGTGCAAACTGATAGTAAGTTTGCAGAGAAATTCTCTCATCACAAGGGACTTTCTTCTGGAACGACAGCACTTACAGCAATGATTTTTGGAAG ATCCCTTCTGGTGGCCAATGCCGGTGACTGCAGAGCGGTGCTCTCACGGCGTGGCACTGCCATTGAAATGTCCAAGGACCACAGGCCTTGCTGCATCAACGAAAGAAAGCGTGTGGAGTCACTTGGTGGCTATGTTGATGACGGTTATCTAAACGGTCAGCTGGCTGTCACCAGAGCACTTGGTGACTGGCACCTCGAGGGCATGAAAGAGATGGGCGAGCCAGGAGGGCCCTTGAGTGCCGAACCAGAGCTCAAGATGGTCACACTGACAAAGGACGACGAGTTCTTGATAATCGGCAGCGACGGCATCTGGGACTTCTTCTCGAGCCAGAACGCCGTGGACTTCGCGCGGCGGAGGCTCCAAGACCACAACGACCTGAGGCTGTGCTGCAGGGAGATTGTCGACGAGGCGATACGGCGGGGCGCCAGGGACAACCTGACGGCGGTGATGGTCTCGTTCCACCAGGACGCCCCTCCCCAGAGCAGATGGAACAGGACTAGGGAAGGCAGGGTCGCACGGAGCATATCTGCCGAAGGGCTTCACAGCCTCAGAGTGCTCCTGGAAGGCCAGTGA